AGTAATGTGCAGGTCAGGGCGATGGAAAAGTATGGAGTGCCTTTGCGCTGTATTGTGCCGGGCAGGGTTTATCGCAACGAAGCGACAGATGCGCGCCATGAACATACTTTTCATCAGGTAGAGGGCCTTATGCTAGATAAAAATATTTCTATTTCCAATTTGAAGGCGGTACTTGACGCGGTGATCAAATCGATTTTGGGGCCGGATTTCAAGACGAGAATACGACCGGGTTATTTTCCTTTTGTGGAGCCAGGGCTGGAAGTAGATCTATCTTGTGTTTTGTGCAAGGGGACAGGTTGCCGGGTGTGCAAACAGACTGGCTGGGTAGAATTCTGTGGGGCGGGTATGGTGCACCCACATGTGTTGAAAGCTGGGGGAGTTGACCCTTCGAAATATTCGGGTTTCGCTTTTGGTTTTGGGGTAGAAAGATTGGCGATGATGAGATATGGGGTTGATGATATTAGATTGTTTCATAGCAGTGATTTGAGGTTTTTGGGGCAGTTTTAGAATTTAATACAAATTACGAATACTTACAAATATACAAATAAGAAAATTAAACACTGGCGAAGAAAGCTCTATTTGTATATTTGTAATTGATTTGTAATTCGTAGTAATATGTTGGTTTCATTGAATTTACTAAAAAAATATGTTGATTTGCCACTCTCGGTTAAGCCGGAAGAGGTGGTGGCAAAATTGGCGACTTCAACGGTAGAAGTGGAGGAATTTTTTGAGGTGGGTAAAGATTTGGAGGATGTCGTGGTTGGCAAGGTGGTAAAATTGGAAAAACATCCAAATGCAGACAAATTGAAGATTGCCATGGTGGATATTGGTCAAGTAGAGCCAGCTAGGATAGTTTGCGGGGGGATAAATCTTTATGAAGGGATGCTCGTGGCCGTCGCCAAGCCAGGAGCGATGATCCGCTGGCACGGAGAGGGAGAATTGGTAACACTGGAAAAAGCAAAAATCCGCGGGGAAGAATCCGAAGGGATGATTTGTGCGTCGAACGAGATTGGGCTCTCTGACAGATTTCCTGGCGGTGAGTTGGAAATAATTGATTTGACAGCCTTGGATTTCAAAGTCGGCGCTCCTTTGGCCAAAGAGCTCAGCTTGGACGATGTGATTATTGATATTGACAATAAATCTATTACCAATCGGCCAGATTTGTGGGGACACTATGGGATAGCCAGAGAACTGTCGGCGATTTATGGAGTGGAATTAAAATCACTGGAAGTGGAGGAAAAGGTGGGAATAGAGGAAGCAAAAGCAAAAGGGAGCAATATCAAAGTGAGTGTCAAAGAGAGTAATCTGTGCCCTAGGTATTTGGCAGTAGCGGTGGAGGGCATAAAAGTAAAAGAATCACCTTTGTGGCTGAAAAATGTTTTGAGTTCCATTGGTTTTCGTCCGATCAATAATATTGTAGACATTACAAACTATGTAATGGCGGAAACTGGACAGCCGTTGCACGCCTTTGATCGCAGTCGGGTGGATAATATCGTAGTGAGGCTGGCTAATAAGGGAGAGAAGATGGTAGCGCTTGATAAAGAAGAGAGGGCGCTTTTCACCGACACTTTGGTAATAGCAGATAGCAAGAAACCAATTGCGATTGCCGGGGTGATGGGCGGGGCGAATAGTCAAATAAGCGAAACAACAAAAGAAATAATTATTGAGTCAGCGAATTTTAATCCTTTAAGCATCAGGAAAACATCACAAAAGATTGGATTAAGAACCGACGCCTCAATGAGATTTGAGAAATCCTTGGATGGCCACCTGACGGAGACGGCGCTAAGAAGGGCGTTGGAATTGATCAAGGAAATTTTATCAGAAGCGAAAGTGGTTGGCCCTATTGTTGAGGACGGTGGAGTGGGAGAGGAAAGCAAGATAGTCGAGGTGTCACCGGAGAAAGTCAGCCTTAAAATTGGTGAGACCTTAAGTGTCGAAGCGGTGTCAAAGATTTTGGTAAGGTTGGGTTTTGAAGTTAAAGAGAAAAAAGATAAATTGATGGTGACCGTGCCTTCCTGGAGGGCAACTGGCGATGTGGCGATTGAGGAAGATATTGTGGAGGAAGTGGCCAGGATTTATGGTTATGATCAGATAAAACCCAGTATGCCAGAGGTGAAAATGAAGCCTTGGATTTTAGACAGAGAGAGAGCGGTAATTGATAAAACAAAAGATATATTGTCTTTGGGGCTAGGTATGCAGGAAGTTTTGAATTATTCTTTTTGGTCAGAAAAATTGGTGGCTGACTCAGGTATAGACAAAGAGGGGGAGCTTTTGGCTCTGCAAAATCCGTTGTCAGAGGAACAGGCGTATTTGAGAATGAGCTTGTTGCCAGCTATCCTGAAAAATATTAGCGACAATAGCCGTTTTTATAGCGAGTTAAAAATTTATGAAATTGGTAGGGTTTTCCGCAATAGGAAAGGTAAATATAAAATAGATAAAAATAGCAAAGACAGACTGCCGGACCAGCCGTATTATCTGGCAGGAGCAGTGGTTTTTGGTAGAGACAAACAACCATTCCAATCAATCAAAGGGATATTAGAAGAGTGGGGAAAGTTTTCAGGGATTGATTTTTTGGCTTGGTCAGCTGGCAAAAATCCGTTTTGTGAGTTTACCAACCAAATAGTGGACAAGGAAAAAAGATTGGCAATAATCATAGGTAAGGAAAAGATCGGTTGGGTGGGAGAGGTAAACCAAAAGGCTTTAGAATATTTTGATATAAAAAATAGGCGTGTAGCAGTTTTTGAACTTGATTTAACCCCAGTTTTGGAAAGTGGCTATAAAGAGATCAAAAAGTATCAGCCGGTGATTAAATATCCGGCAGTGGAAAGAGATATCGCTATCGAGGTAGCCTGGAAAACACGTTGGGAGAGTATAAAAAAAGAAATAGAAAAATTAGACACCTTGATTGTGGGGACAGAGTTTTTGTCAGAATACGATTTGGGGAAAAAGAAGAGTTTGGCTTTTCGGGTGGTTTATCGGGCCAGTGATCATACTTTGAGCGACAAAGAGGTAGAGAAGATAGAGGGAGGAATAATAAAGTTTTTGGGTGATAAATTCGGAGCAGCGAGGAGGTAGGCTGGCGGTGATTTAGCGGAGTAGCAAACTGATAATTTTATAATTTGATAATCTAATAATTTGATAAATAAAGATTTTATGCCAAAGACGAAGATAAGTAGTAAAAAGACAAAGCAGGGCGGCGAAGCGTATAACGCAGCGCAGATTACTGTTTTGGAGGGGCTGGAGCCGGTCAGAAAAAGGCCAGGCATGTATATTGGTTCGACTGGGCCGGCTGGTTTGCATCATATGATTTGGGAGGTGGTGGATAATGGTATCGATGAGGCGATGGCTGGTTATGCCAATTTAATTGTGATTACACTTTTGCCAGATAATATGGTGGAGGTGTTTGATAACGGCAGAGGTATACCAGTGGATATCCACAAGCAAGCAAAGGTTTCTGCTCTTGAGGTGGTTTTGACCAAATTGCATGCGGGCGGAAAATTTGGTCAGGGGGGTTATAAGGTGTCTGGCGGTTTGCACGGCGTGGGTGTATCGGTGGTTAATGCTTTGTCAGAATATTTGAAAGCGGAGGTTTATCGTGACGGCAAGGTCTGGGTGCAGGAATACAAGCGCGGCGTGCCACAGAAAAAAGTGAAAGCAGTTGGCAATACCAAAATGCGCGGCACCAAGATTATTTTTAAACCAGATCCAACTATTTTTCAGACAGTAGAATTTGACTGGGAGACGATTGTGGATCATTTGCGTCAGCAGTCCTATCTCAATAAGGGTATCAAGATAAAAATATTTGATGAACGCAAAAAAGATGAGACCCAGTCGTATGAATATTATTTTGAAGGCGGTATAAAGTCTTATGTTAGCCATCTCAATAATAATAATGAGCCAAAGCACGATAAGATTTTTTATATAGAAAAGAGCATGGCACCCGAGAAAAATAACGGTGACAATCCTGAGGGCGTGGTGGACCAGCGCCCGATAAATGTGGAGATAGCTTTTCAATATATCGAGGAGTACAAAGAATCAATTTATGCCTTTGCTAATAATATTATCAACCCAGAGGGCGGTATGCACGTGATGGGTTTTCGGAGCGCTCTGACAAGGGTATTAAATAATTATGCCCGCTCAAAGGGGTATTTGAAGGAAAAAGACGATAATTTGTCTGGTGAAGACGTACGCGAGGGTTTGACTGCGGTTATTTCAGTCAAGGTTTCTGAGCCGCAGTTCGAGGGACAGACCAAGGCCAAACTCGGTAATCCAGAAGCCAGACAAGTAGTAGAGAGTATTTTTGGTGAGTCTCTGGCTATATTTTTAGAGGAAAATCCAAAAGACGCCGAGGGGATCATCGGCAAATGTCTTTTGACCGCCCAAGCCAGAAAAGCAGCGAGAAGCGCCAGAGACGCAATAATCAGAAAGGGTGCACTCGAGGGCATGACTTTGCCGGGTAAATTGGCAGATTGTTCTTCGAGGGACGCACAGATTTCCGAGCTTTATATTGTCGAGGGAGACTCGGCTGGTGGTAGCGCCAAACAAGGGAGAAGTCGAGAGTTTCAGGCAATTCTCCCATTACGCGGAAAGATTTTGAATGTGGAGAGAGCTAGGCTCGACAAAATGCTTGCCAATAATGAAATAAAATCATTGGTGATAGCACTTGGCACTAATATCGGCGAACAGATGGATATCACCAAATTACGATATAATAAGATTATTATTATGACTGATGCGGATGTGGATGGTGCTCATATTAGGACCTTGCTTTTGACTTTTTTCTACCGTTATTTCCCAGATCTGATCCGCCAAGGGCATATTTTTATTGCCAAGCCACCGTTGTATAAATTACAAAAAGGCAAAGAGATGCATTATGCCTATAGTGATGAGGAAAAAGAAAGACTAGTAAAGGAGATGATGGGTGGAGAGACATTAAAAAGCGAAAGCACCAAAACAATAAAGCAAAAAAACAAAAGAGAAGAAGCGGTCGCTGGCGAAGAAGCAATTGTGACAGAAGAGGCAGGAGAGGTAGACCAGACTGGAGTAGGAGAAAAAGTGGGCGGGGTGAATATCCAGCGTTATAAGGGTTTGGGCGAAATGAACCCAGAGCAACTCTGGGAGACGACTATGGATCCAAAAACTCGGGTGACGCTCCGAGTAGATATTGAGCAGGCAGAAAAAGCAGATGAAATTTTTGAAATGCTCATGGGTACTGATGTGTTGCCGAGAAAGAGGTTTATTCAGGTCCATGCCAAGGATGTGAAAAATCTTGATGTTTAAGATTTGCCAAAAAATGAGATTTGTGATAGGGTAATATAAAGACCCTTGGGGGTCTTTTTAAAGACCAGAAAGAAAAGCATTTATTTAATATTTTATAGCTAAAATTAGTAAAAATATGAGTAGTTTAGTCCAATATTTTAAGGATTCCAAATTGGAATTAAAAAAGGTTGTTTGGCCGACGAAAAAGCAAACAATCAATCACACAGCTTTGGTAATTGGGTTTTCTGTGGCTCTGGCTTTGTTTTTAGGGTTGGTGGATTTTGGCTTGTCAGAGCTGGTAAAGGTTTTGGTAACTAAATAAAATATGGCAAGACAAATATTACATCAAGGCGAAAAAAGATGGTATGTGATTCATACCTATTCCGGTTATGAGGAAAATGTGGCTAGGAATTTAGAGCAGAGGATAGAATCTATGGATATGCAGGATAAGATTTTTCAGGTTTTGGTGCCAACAGAAAATAAGATAAAGATTAAGGGCGGCAAGCGCCACACGACCAGAGAAAAAATATTTCCGGGCTATGTTTTGGCGGAGATGATAGTCGATGACGCTTCCTGGTATGTAGTTCGGAATACTCCAAATGTGACAGGGTTTATCGGTTCGGGGACTTTACCTATACCACTCTCTGACCCCGAGATAAAAGAATTGCAACGTCGGATGGGAGCGCAAGAGCCAAAATATCAGATCAATGTCTCGGCTGGAATGCCAGTTAGGATTATCGATGGACCATTTAAAGATATGGAAGGCAAGGTAGCTGATGTGGATGAGGCACGGGGCAAGATAAAGGTTTTGGTACAGATGTTTGGTAGGGAGACACCGGTGGAGCTAGATTTCCTGCAGATAAAGAAATTATAAACAAGCGAGATAAACAGTAAGCAAGATAAGTATAAAATCAACGATAGTTTGTTTCGAGTCCTTTTTTAGGAAGAGGGAGAAAGTGGGTTAGCCTACGGGATTCCTCGCTTCGCTCGGAATAAACTGCTGAAAATTAAATTTAAATATTATGCCAAAACAAGTAAAAGCAATTGTGAAATTGCAGATCAAGGGAGGGCAGGCCAATCCAGCTCCGCCAGTTGGTCCGGCTTTGGGCCAGCATGGGGTAGCAATTCAGGAGTTTTGTACCAAATTTAATGAAGAGACAAAATCTAAAATGGGTGAGGTGGTCCCAGTAGAAATCACTATTTATGAGGATAGGAGTTTTAATTTTGTACTAAAGACCCCACCGGCAGCGGAACTTTTGAAAAAGGCTGCAGGGATACAAAAAGGATCTGGCAAGCCACTGACTGATAAGGTGGGCAAGGTGACTAAAAAACAAATTAGAGAAATCGCCGAGATAAAAATGCCAGATTTAAACGCTCACGACGTGGAAGCAGCAATGAAGATTATTGAGGGAACAGCTAGACAGATGGGGATCACAGTAGAGTAATTAATATTTATTTTATCCTGAGCCCTGCTTTGAGTCTGCGGGGCGAAGGATCCCGACTCGACCAGTATCTACTTTAATTTACGTTAAAAGGTGGTGGTATGGGATCCTTCGCTAATGCTCAGGATAAAATTATAGAGACACACTATGAAAAATCCAATTATTCGCACAATCTATTTGTATCTGTTCGCCTTGGTAGGATTGGCCATGCTCGTGATCGGCAGCTCAATGATTATCAATTTGGGCTTGAAAGCATGGGTTTTTACCCAAGCGGACAAACAAGATAATTATATGAGCCAACCAATGCCTTTGTATTTGGAAAAAGAAACTAGTAACGCGCAAAATTTACAGGCTTGTGCGGATAAATGTAATTTGACAGAGGACCAAAAGAAACAAGTGGCCAATTGGCTGAATGATTATGAAAGCTGGAAACAGCAGCAGAAAAATGTAGATCCGAACATCTGGGTGGTGCGAAACAGACAAAGACAGGCGGCCACAGCGTTATCTCTGATTTTGATCGGTTTGCCATTGTGGTTGTTTCATTGGAGTGTGATCAAGAAGGATAACAAGAAAGAAGAGGGGGCGTAGGTTTTTGGGACAGTAGGTAGGTAGCAAAATTTATTTATTAAATTGTGGGAGGCTCGACAGTCATCGGGCCGTTTGAACCACGCAAGGAATTTTTTATGAAAAAGAAAACAGCAAAAGCCAGCCATTCCAAGAGATATGTGGAATTGGCGGCTAAAGTGGATAAAAATAAAATTTATTCACCAGAAGAGGCAATACAGGTTGTCAAAGAAACAGCCAAGACCAAGTTTGATTCTTCGGTTGAGGTGCATGTGCGGCTCGGCGTTGACACCCAGAAGGGTGAACAAGCAGTGAGGGGCGCAGTTGGCTTGCCTCATGGGACTGGCAAAACAAAAAAGGTAGCGGTTTTTATTCGCAATGAAAAAGTGGCCAAAGATGCCGGAGCTGATATCGTCGGTGGTGAGGATTTGATCAAGCAGATAAAAACAACTGAGAAAATAAATTTTGATATTGCGCTTGCCACGCCAGAAATGATGAAAGATCTGGCTGTGGTGGCCAAGGTTTTGGGACCCAAGGGCTTGATGCCCGCTCCAAAATCTGGGACCGTGGTACCAGAGGCGGAGATGGAGAGAGCGATAGGAGAGATAAAGAAGGGCAGGGTAAATTTTCGCAATGATGATACTGGTAATATTCATCAGATAATTGGCAAAGCCTCATGGGAGGACAACAAACTGAAAGAGAATCTAGAGATTTTTGTGGATGCTTTGAATAAAGCCAAGCCAGCGGCGGTTAAGGGTACGTTTATAAAAGGTGTTTATTTGACTAGCACAATGGGCCCGGCCGTGAGGGTGAATATTTAGATTTTGTATTTTGTTTTGAGTATATAGCATAAAAGCGGGGAAACCCGCTTTTTGAATTTGCAGTTCTGGTGGGAATAAATTATAATGAAATAACTATGAAAGAATGTTTTTTTTGCCAAATTTATAAAGACAAGATAGATAATACAAACCTGGTTAATAAAATTGTTTATTGGGGAAAAAATTTTTACATCAGATTTGACAATGTGCCTGTTAGCCCGGGGCACTTAGAGATTGTGGCCAATAGACACATGAAAAGTTTGGCTGATTTAGATTTAGGGGAGTGGGGTGAGCTACGAACGCTGATAAAGAAGGCCATAAAAATAATTGAAAGTACTAATTTCGAGGGTTTATATAAAAAATTTTTAAAGGGTGCAGACAATAAAATTTTTAAACACTATGCCGAGGAAATGTTGAGAAGCAAAGTTGTCGGCAAGAAGCCGGCGGGCTATAATATTGGGGTGAATGAAGGGCTGGCTGGCGGGCAGACTGTGCCCCATTTGCATATTCATATTATCCCGAGGCACAAGGGCGATGTTTTGGACCCAACCGGCGGAGTCAGAAATATTATTCCAAAATTAGGAAATTATAAAAAATTAATTAAATAATTTTATGGCAGAAGAAAGAGAGCATTATCGTCCTTCTTGGGATGATTATTTTATGGCTGTAGCTAAAATAATTGCTGCCAGGGGAACTTGTGATAGATTGTATTCCGGTGCAGTTTTGGTAAAAGATAACCGTATCATATCTACGGGTTATAATGGCGCACCGCCGGGATTGCTACATTGTCACGATGCTGGGCATTTATTGGAAGATGGACACTGTGTAAGAACAATACACGGTGAACATAATGTATTATTGCAGGCTGCGGTGCAGGGTGGCACAAGTACGGTCGGCTCGACTTTGTACACTAAATACAATCCTTGTATACATTGTGCAAAATATGTGGTGGCTTGTGGTGTCAAAAGGGTAGTGATCACCAAGGTTTATAGGAATAGCGCCGCGGTTGATTATTTGAGGGAGGCCGGAGTAAAAGTGGATATTTACCAAGAAGACCCAAAATGGAGAGATGAGGTATTAAAAATTTTCACCGAAGATGTGCCAGAAAGAGTGAACGAAGGCGAGGTTAAACTAGATCAACAAAAATAATATGGAAAAAAATAAATTAGTTTGCATTGCTGGATTGTGTGGGGCTGGGAAAAGCGAGGTGGCTGATAGATTTATTAAGGCTGGTTATGCCTATGTGCGTTTTGGGCAGATTACTTTGGACGAAGTGAAGAGAAGGGGATTGGAGCCAAAAGAGGAAAATGAAAAGCCGATTCGTGAAGAATTTCGCAAGCAACACGGAATGGCGGCTTTCGCGATTTTAAACATACCAAAATTCGATGAATTTTTGAGTCAGGGCAAAAATGTTTTAGGTGATGGTCTTTATAGTTGGTCAGAATATAAAGTTTTGAAAGAAAAATACGGAGACAGGTTAATCGTGGTGGCGGTGTATGCTTCACCCAAGGTTCGATATGAACGCTTGACTGACAGGAGAAGCCGCTATGGTGATGACCCAACCATGAAATATCGCTCTTTTTCTTTAGAGGAGGCAAAGACTAGAGATTATGCGGAAATAGAAAATATTGAAAAAGGTGGGCCGATTGTGATGGCTGATTTTACGATTATCAATGAGGGCACGATAGAGGATTTGGATAAGCAGGTGGGGGAGATATTAAATAAGATAGACGCATGATAAAGAACATTATTTTTGATTGGTCGGGAGTGATTATAGATAATACTAACAATGTTTATTTGGCGGTGATGGGTTTTTGGCACAGATTCGGACTAGAACCTATAACTTTTGAGCAGTTTAGGCAAGAATTTAAATTACCAGTGATGGATTTTTATGATAAGTATTTGCTGAGTAAGGTGAGTTTTGAAGAGCAAAAAGATATTTTTACAGAAGAATACGCGAAATTGCAAAAGGCGGGGCCCTATAACTATATTGTTGATCTGCTGGGGAGGCTTAAGGAAATTGGTTTTAAGATGGCGGTTATTAGCTCTGATCCAGCAGTGCATCTTCGTCAGGCCATGAATGATTATGGTATGGACGATATTTTTATAGACATAAAGACAGATTTGCACAACAAGAAAGAGGCGTTGGCCGAAGTTATTAGAAATAATAATTTTCAGCCAGAGGAAACTTTGTTTATTGGCGATACCACTCATGAGATTGAGGTGGGTAAAGAGTTGGGAATAAAGACAGCAGGAGTGACTTGGGGGATTCAGTTGGAAGATAAGCTGAGATCAGCTAACCCGGATTTTATTTTTCATAATTTAGAAGAAATGGAGAAGACTATTTTGGGTGAATAACTATGATTTTATTTATTAACACAGCTAGCTCGGAAAATATTACCTTGGCACTTTTGGATGGAAAGGGCGAGATTTTGGTCAAGAAGAAAATAGCGGCTAAATATAAACAATCGGAGAAGTTATTGGTTGGGATTGATCGGTTGATGGGTGGGAGGAAAAATTTAAAAAAATTAATTGGGATTATCGCGGTTAAGGGGCCGGGGAGTTTTACGGCGCTGAGGATTGGCATAACAACCGCGAATACGATGGCTTTTGGGTTGAGGATCCCAGTGGTAGGAGTAACGGATGGGTTGCTGGAAAAATTAATAAAAGAAGGAGTTAGCAATTTAAAAAAGGCAAAGGTTGGCAATTATGTGATGCCGGAATATGGGGCAGAGCCGAATATAACAACCAAGAAACAGTAAACAGCCAACAATTAACAATAAAAACAGGTTTTATAGCCTGTTTTTTGTTTTGGCTAAAATTAGAAATGTTTAAAATAGTCTATTTTATAAGGATTTTTGAATGCACTGGTTATCCACAGAAAAGTGGTTGAAGATTAGGGTAAAGTGGTTTATAATGAAAGTAAGGTGGGGAAAAGTGGTATAAAGTGGTAAATATTAAGGCTATGGAGTAGGTCCTTTTGGACTGCTCCTTTAATTTTTAATAAGATGTTTCTTGGCGAATATTCGCACAATATTGATGACAAGAATCGGTTGGCCATACCAGCGAAATTTCGGGCTGAATTGAAAAACGGGGCAGTTATTACTAGGGGTTTGGATAATTGTTTATTTTTATTTACCAAAAAAGATTGGCAGGCTTTGGTGGATAAAATTGGACAATTGCCCTTGAGCCAGGCCAATGCCAGAAGTTTCTCTCGGATGATGCTCATGGGGGCGATGGAGGTAGGGCTGGACAAGCTGGGTAGAATTTTATTGCCAGATTATTTGAAAAAATTTGCGGAGCTCAAAAAACAAGTGATAGTGGGCGGTGTCTTGAACAGAATTGAAATTTGGGATGAGGCAAAATGGCAAAACTACAAGAATAAAGCAGAAAGCAATGTGGAAGAAGTGGCAGAGGGAATGAGGGAGCTCGGCATCTAGGCATATAAACATTTAAGCATTTAAACATATAACCAGTGTGGAACATAAACCAGTATTGCTGAAGGAGGTGATAGACTATTTGGATCCAAAGCCGAATCAGAATTTTATTGATTGTACTTTTGGTGGCGGAGGACACGCAGCAGAGATTTTACAAAGGATTGAGCCAAATGGCAGATTGTTGGGCATAGATGCAAATGGTGAGAGTTTGGAAAAATTTAAAATTAAGGATGGATTAATTTTAATTAACGATAATTTTAGGAATTTAAAGAAAATACATGAACATTATTTTTCTTGTCCAATTGATGGTGTTTTATTCGACCTTGGTTTATCATCAATTGAATTAGCAGATAGGGATAGGGGATTTAGTTTTTTGGCTGATGGACCACTGGATATGCGTTTTGACCGGGAGGCTCAATATTTGACGGCTGGCGAGGTCCTCAATAAATATGTTCTAGAGAATTTAATAAAAATTTTTGTTGATTATGGCGAGGTGCCACGAGGCTCGGCAAAGCTGGTGGCCGAAGCTGTGGTCGAAACAAGAAAGAAAAAGCCGCTAGCGACAGTTTTTGATTTTTTGAGCCTGATTTTGGGATCTTTGTACCCGAGAGCTTTCGAGACTGGCAAGATAACTATAGAGACTAGGGATTTTTATCATCACAGGAAAAGAATAAGCCATCCGGCAACCCAATTTTTTCAGGCCTTGAGGATAGAGGTGAATGACGAGCTGGAGAGTATAAAGCAGGTATTGCCAATAGCGATAGATATTTTAAGGACAGGAGGTAGGGTCGCGGTGATTTCTTTCCACTCCTTGGAGGATAGGATAGTCAAGAATTATTTTCGCGATTGGGCCAGGGCGGAGAGCCCGAAAATAAGATTATTAACAAAAAAGCCGGTGGTTCCGGCCGAAGAGGAATTAAGAGCTAATCCGCGTAGCAGAAGCGCTAAATTGCGGGTAGCGGAGAAAATTTGATATGTCAAAAAGTCAAATGATAAAAAATTGCAAGTTCGCAAACAATAAAAAGGTGCCAAGGGCAATCCGTGGCCGAGTTTGCCATTTGCAGAAAGCATTTTTTCTATTTTTGAGCCTGGCAGTTGTTGCCAGTGGTTTGTTTTATTTGCAGACGATAAACAACAAGGCTGGTTTGGGTTTTAGGGCCTCCGACTTGCAGACAAAGTTGGACAATTTGAAAGAAGCTAATAAGAATTTGGAGATAGAATCGTCCGAACTTCAGGGTGTGGCAAGGGTACAAGCCGAAGCTATTGGGCTCGGCATGGTGAACAGCGACAAGGTTGATTATTTGGCCGAAAGGGAGAGTGGCTTGGCCAGAAGATAATTTTGGATCATTATGGTCAAAAAACAGAAGCGAGGAGGATCATTTTTTAAAGAAAGAACTGGCGTAATTGTGGCAGTTTTTTTTGTTTTTGGTGTTTTGGTAATTGGTAGGCTTTTTTACCTCCAAGTATTAAAGCACAGCAGATACAACGAAGCGGCTGAGGACCAGCACCAAGTAGACAGGGAAATATTGCAAAGCAGGGGAGAAATTTTTATGGCTGATTATAAGAATAATAATTTAGCACCTTTGGTGATCAATAGAGAGATGGGCCTGCTTTATGTGGTGCCGAAAGAGGTAATAGCCAAGGAGGAGACAGCAAAAAATTTGGCTGATATTTTGGAGTCTGACAGCCAGAAGAACGAACAATTAAAAGCAGAAATTTTGTCTAAGCTCGGTAAGCCCGATGACCCATATGAGCCAATACAGCACAAGGTGGAGCCAGATGTTGTAGAAAAAATAAAAAATTTAAAAATGGCTGGCGTTTATTTTTCAGAAGAGTTGGTTCGTTATTATCCAGAAAAAGAGGCGGCTGGCCAGGTGACTGGTTTCTTGGGCTTTAGCGACAAGGGTCAGGTGGGGCAGTATGGCATAGAGGGTTATTTTGAGGGTGATTTGGCTGGGGAAAAAGGAAAAATATTGGCAGACAAAGACCCCAGTGGGAGAATAATACCAGCTTCGGAAAAACAGCTAAAGGAAGC
The Candidatus Kuenenbacteria bacterium genome window above contains:
- the rplK gene encoding 50S ribosomal protein L11, translating into MMPKQVKAIVKLQIKGGQANPAPPVGPALGQHGVAIQEFCTKFNEETKSKMGEVVPVEITIYEDRSFNFVLKTPPAAELLKKAAGIQKGSGKPLTDKVGKVTKKQIREIAEIKMPDLNAHDVEAAMKIIEGTARQMGITVE
- the rplA gene encoding 50S ribosomal protein L1; protein product: MKKKTAKASHSKRYVELAAKVDKNKIYSPEEAIQVVKETAKTKFDSSVEVHVRLGVDTQKGEQAVRGAVGLPHGTGKTKKVAVFIRNEKVAKDAGADIVGGEDLIKQIKTTEKINFDIALATPEMMKDLAVVAKVLGPKGLMPAPKSGTVVPEAEMERAIGEIKKGRVNFRNDDTGNIHQIIGKASWEDNKLKENLEIFVDALNKAKPAAVKGTFIKGVYLTSTMGPAVRVNI
- a CDS encoding HIT family protein, whose protein sequence is MKECFFCQIYKDKIDNTNLVNKIVYWGKNFYIRFDNVPVSPGHLEIVANRHMKSLADLDLGEWGELRTLIKKAIKIIESTNFEGLYKKFLKGADNKIFKHYAEEMLRSKVVGKKPAGYNIGVNEGLAGGQTVPHLHIHIIPRHKGDVLDPTGGVRNIIPKLGNYKKLIK
- a CDS encoding dCMP deaminase, whose amino-acid sequence is MAEEREHYRPSWDDYFMAVAKIIAARGTCDRLYSGAVLVKDNRIISTGYNGAPPGLLHCHDAGHLLEDGHCVRTIHGEHNVLLQAAVQGGTSTVGSTLYTKYNPCIHCAKYVVACGVKRVVITKVYRNSAAVDYLREAGVKVDIYQEDPKWRDEVLKIFTEDVPERVNEGEVKLDQQK
- a CDS encoding AAA family ATPase translates to MEKNKLVCIAGLCGAGKSEVADRFIKAGYAYVRFGQITLDEVKRRGLEPKEENEKPIREEFRKQHGMAAFAILNIPKFDEFLSQGKNVLGDGLYSWSEYKVLKEKYGDRLIVVAVYASPKVRYERLTDRRSRYGDDPTMKYRSFSLEEAKTRDYAEIENIEKGGPIVMADFTIINEGTIEDLDKQVGEILNKIDA
- a CDS encoding HAD family hydrolase — its product is MIKNIIFDWSGVIIDNTNNVYLAVMGFWHRFGLEPITFEQFRQEFKLPVMDFYDKYLLSKVSFEEQKDIFTEEYAKLQKAGPYNYIVDLLGRLKEIGFKMAVISSDPAVHLRQAMNDYGMDDIFIDIKTDLHNKKEALAEVIRNNNFQPEETLFIGDTTHEIEVGKELGIKTAGVTWGIQLEDKLRSANPDFIFHNLEEMEKTILGE
- the tsaB gene encoding tRNA (adenosine(37)-N6)-threonylcarbamoyltransferase complex dimerization subunit type 1 TsaB, producing the protein MILFINTASSENITLALLDGKGEILVKKKIAAKYKQSEKLLVGIDRLMGGRKNLKKLIGIIAVKGPGSFTALRIGITTANTMAFGLRIPVVGVTDGLLEKLIKEGVSNLKKAKVGNYVMPEYGAEPNITTKKQ
- the mraZ gene encoding division/cell wall cluster transcriptional repressor MraZ, which translates into the protein MFLGEYSHNIDDKNRLAIPAKFRAELKNGAVITRGLDNCLFLFTKKDWQALVDKIGQLPLSQANARSFSRMMLMGAMEVGLDKLGRILLPDYLKKFAELKKQVIVGGVLNRIEIWDEAKWQNYKNKAESNVEEVAEGMRELGI
- the rsmH gene encoding 16S rRNA (cytosine(1402)-N(4))-methyltransferase RsmH, coding for MEHKPVLLKEVIDYLDPKPNQNFIDCTFGGGGHAAEILQRIEPNGRLLGIDANGESLEKFKIKDGLILINDNFRNLKKIHEHYFSCPIDGVLFDLGLSSIELADRDRGFSFLADGPLDMRFDREAQYLTAGEVLNKYVLENLIKIFVDYGEVPRGSAKLVAEAVVETRKKKPLATVFDFLSLILGSLYPRAFETGKITIETRDFYHHRKRISHPATQFFQALRIEVNDELESIKQVLPIAIDILRTGGRVAVISFHSLEDRIVKNYFRDWARAESPKIRLLTKKPVVPAEEELRANPRSRSAKLRVAEKI